A section of the Plasmodium knowlesi strain H genome assembly, chromosome: 3 genome encodes:
- a CDS encoding 6-cysteine protein, putative encodes MASSIRVKSLFAILVFLFEMKRNVLCAHDEDVTLCLSEFNQDKECNVRAEFGKEIQVYCPIDAEQTRNGGVVRMNGHEVNNDNTCFSKMKSNDTSNRNVIKKFEDYVQNLIMHTNDSDSTHYLYVPHTMTTALFLSCNCIDKSKQKAYKLNIQIAKNEKKNIKGCNFYYSEEEGQQKENSIEKNINVKYKKVCSVDVHANDVVSFRCRIHNRYSSVFVNPPLCFHDVSNENNEILQISGLLNEAKVIPRLTTYVHDPMMAKFLSYLVSPPHVNESLRVECTCTITDNVLDTSYVGTISLNFIKTDKLHPVQEEEDAEYRNRWKYSIDENEMENGENINNSSPRDGKKNARSSSVLTGLSVVLLLFLFLP; translated from the coding sequence atggctagctcaATACGGGTAAAATCCCTCTTTGCCATTTTGGTTTTCCTAttcgaaatgaaaagaaacgTTTTATGTGCTCATGACGAGGATGTTACTTTATGTTTGTCCGAATTTAACCAAGACAAAGAATGTAACGTAAGAGCTGAATTTGGAAAGGAAATACAAGTGTACTGTCCGATAGACGCAGAACAAACTAGGAACGGAGGAGTTGTACGCATGAATGGGCATGAAGTAAATAACGACAACACTTGTTTTAGTAAAATGAAATCAAATGATACCTCCAACAggaatgtaataaaaaaatttgaagacTATGTACAAAATTTAATTATGCACACAAATGATAGTGATAGTACGCATTATTTGTACGTGCCACATACCATGACCACTGCATTGTTCCTCTCTTGTAATTGCATTGACAAGTCCAAGCAGAAGGCTTATAAGTTAAACATCCAAATAGCcaaaaacgagaaaaaaaatattaagggttgtaatttttattattctgaAGAGGAAGGACAGCAAAAAGAGAATTccatagaaaaaaacatcaatGTAAAGTATAAAAAAGTTTGCAGTGTAGATGTCCACGCGAATGATGTGGTCTCTTTTAGGTGCAGAATTCACAACAGGTATAGCAGCGTCTTTGTTAATCCTCCCCTCTGCTTTCACGATGTTTCAAATGAGAATAATGAAATTCTGCAAATTTCCGGGTTACTTAATGAAGCTAAAGTTATACCTAGACTAACCACTTACGTCCATGATCCTATGATGGCCAAATTTTTGTCTTACCTGGTATCTCCCCCTCATGTAAACGAATCCCTAAGGGTGGAATGCACATGCACGATTACAGACAATGTGCTTGACACCTCCTACGTAGGAACCATCTCGTtgaattttataaaaacggATAAGCTCCATCCCGtccaggaggaagaggatgcCGAATATAGAAACAGGTGGAAGTACAGCATAGATGAAAATGAGATGGAAAACGGTGAGAATATAAACAATTCATCACCGCGGGACGGCAAGAAAAATGCCAGATCCTCATCTGTGTTGACTGGGCTCTCGGTCGTGTTGTTactctttttgtttttaccgTGA